One Nonomuraea angiospora DNA segment encodes these proteins:
- a CDS encoding acyltransferase family protein: MTAGHLTVDDATPAAGRLYFVDRVRVLLTVLVVLHHVALTYGSFALWYYHEPTMRTPPPPANEWGRLLDLFLLLNQTYFMGLFFLISAYFVPGAHDRKGAGRFLAERALRLGIPLLVTVFVVVPLAKLPLFRWEADRGPITFVDFYIRELEQGPAWFLATLLVFVAAYAAIRALRSAQRRPRTTRLRAPAVVGFAALLAVFGVVWRVWQPVERIPVLQLPVPEYLPQYVCMFVAGVLAYRRGWLTTISARATRWGFAAAALAAVTLLPVALGTPNASLPAQVAHGVFDGVFCAGMSLGILGLFSRRLAGPPTPFGRFLSGNAYAVYVFHAIVLVAVSVQLSGVPGGPLEKFALASLLSLPLCWGAAAVARALPYAKRVL, from the coding sequence ATGACAGCCGGTCACCTCACCGTCGACGACGCCACCCCCGCGGCCGGACGCCTGTACTTCGTCGACCGCGTCCGCGTGCTGCTCACCGTGCTCGTCGTCCTGCACCATGTCGCCCTGACGTACGGGAGCTTCGCCCTGTGGTACTACCACGAGCCGACCATGAGGACACCGCCCCCGCCGGCGAACGAGTGGGGGCGACTGCTGGACCTGTTCCTGCTGCTCAACCAGACGTACTTCATGGGCCTGTTCTTCCTGATCTCCGCCTACTTCGTACCCGGAGCTCACGATCGCAAGGGAGCGGGCCGGTTCCTCGCCGAGCGCGCGCTCAGATTGGGGATCCCCCTGCTCGTCACCGTCTTCGTCGTCGTCCCGCTCGCCAAGCTGCCGCTGTTCCGGTGGGAAGCCGATCGAGGGCCCATCACCTTCGTCGACTTCTACATCCGTGAGCTGGAGCAGGGGCCGGCGTGGTTCCTGGCGACCCTGCTGGTCTTCGTGGCGGCGTACGCGGCGATCCGGGCACTGAGGTCCGCGCAGCGGCGGCCCCGCACGACCCGCCTGCGGGCGCCCGCCGTCGTCGGCTTCGCCGCGTTGCTCGCGGTGTTCGGCGTGGTGTGGCGGGTGTGGCAGCCTGTCGAGCGCATCCCGGTGCTGCAGCTTCCGGTGCCGGAATACCTGCCGCAGTACGTCTGCATGTTCGTCGCGGGAGTGCTCGCCTACCGGCGCGGGTGGCTGACCACCATATCGGCACGGGCCACGCGCTGGGGATTCGCCGCCGCCGCGCTGGCGGCCGTGACGCTCCTTCCGGTCGCACTGGGTACGCCGAACGCATCGTTGCCGGCCCAGGTGGCGCACGGTGTCTTTGACGGCGTGTTCTGCGCCGGCATGTCACTGGGCATCCTCGGCCTGTTCAGCCGCCGCCTCGCCGGGCCACCCACACCTTTCGGCCGATTCCTGTCCGGTAACGCCTACGCCGTCTATGTCTTCCACGCGATCGTGCTCGTCGCCGTATCCGTCCAGTTGTCGGGTGTCCCCGGCGGGCCGCTGGAGAAATTCGCCCTCGCATCGCTCCTCTCGCTCCCGCTGTGCTGGGGCGCGGCGGCGGTCGCCCGGGCGCTGCCGTACGCCAAGCGGGTGTTGTGA
- a CDS encoding LysR family transcriptional regulator — translation MIEGIELREIRTFLAVADELHFGRAAERVGLTSSRVSQSIRSLESRIGGALFDRTSRRVALTPLGRQLRDHLQPAHDALAAALTAARETARGVAGTIHLGMFNPPIYAGPHITRIVRTFETRYPNCTVLLRDVPFEAQLDWLRSGAGDALVIRLPNSASDLTIGPTMTDEKRVLAIAADHPLAGRGQADAEDLGDLMMIDIATVPRELMNAFLPPLTPSGRPIPRLEVHRLTEILPLIALGAAAHATVRSFAEHYRYPSVAYIPVTGLPRSRTALAWLTRRTTARIIALAQTAENVLAAVRKRD, via the coding sequence ATGATCGAGGGAATCGAACTGCGGGAAATCCGCACATTCCTTGCGGTCGCCGATGAGTTGCACTTCGGCCGTGCGGCCGAGCGGGTCGGTCTCACGTCCTCTCGGGTGAGCCAGTCCATCCGTTCCTTGGAATCACGCATCGGCGGGGCTTTGTTCGATCGCACCAGCCGCCGTGTCGCTCTGACCCCACTGGGCCGGCAGCTTCGCGACCACCTGCAGCCGGCACACGACGCACTCGCGGCAGCGCTCACCGCAGCGCGTGAGACGGCCCGTGGCGTGGCCGGAACGATTCACCTGGGAATGTTCAACCCGCCGATATACGCCGGCCCCCACATCACCCGTATCGTCCGCACCTTCGAGACCCGCTACCCGAATTGCACGGTGCTCCTGCGCGACGTCCCGTTCGAGGCGCAACTCGACTGGCTGCGATCCGGCGCCGGGGACGCGCTCGTCATCCGCCTGCCCAACTCCGCCTCGGACCTGACCATCGGCCCCACCATGACCGACGAGAAACGGGTGCTCGCGATAGCCGCCGACCACCCCCTCGCCGGCCGCGGCCAGGCGGACGCCGAAGACCTCGGCGATCTCATGATGATCGACATCGCCACTGTGCCCCGCGAGCTGATGAACGCCTTCCTCCCGCCCCTCACCCCGTCAGGACGGCCGATCCCGCGCCTCGAGGTGCACCGCTTGACCGAGATCCTTCCCCTCATCGCCCTCGGAGCGGCCGCGCACGCCACCGTGCGCTCCTTCGCCGAGCACTACCGCTATCCGAGCGTGGCCTACATCCCCGTCACAGGGCTCCCCCGCTCACGTACCGCGCTCGCATGGCTCACCAGGAGGACCACGGCCCGGATCATCGCCCTGGCGCAGACCGCCGAGAACGTCCTCGCCGCTGTACGGAAACGCGATTGA
- a CDS encoding VOC family protein, protein MAIEFNHTVVAARDKDQSAAFLAEVLGLPQPSEFGPFAVVETSNGVSLDFFATDGPVLSQHYAFLISEAEFDAVWDRLRARGITYYADPGHQEAGKINRNDGGRGMYFADPDGHNLEVITRPYGSGEAQS, encoded by the coding sequence ATGGCAATCGAGTTCAACCACACGGTGGTGGCGGCGCGTGACAAGGATCAATCGGCGGCCTTTCTCGCCGAGGTCCTGGGGCTGCCGCAGCCTTCGGAGTTCGGCCCCTTTGCGGTGGTCGAGACGTCCAATGGCGTCAGCCTTGACTTCTTCGCCACCGACGGGCCGGTGCTTTCACAGCACTACGCATTCCTGATATCGGAGGCGGAGTTCGACGCCGTATGGGACCGCTTGCGCGCCCGGGGCATCACGTACTACGCCGATCCCGGTCACCAAGAGGCGGGCAAGATCAACAGGAACGACGGTGGCCGCGGGATGTACTTCGCCGACCCGGACGGGCACAACCTCGAAGTGATCACTCGCCCCTACGGCAGCGGGGAGGCGCAGTCATGA
- the wrbA gene encoding NAD(P)H:quinone oxidoreductase, with protein sequence MISRIAVVYYSATGNVHATAKALAEGAQEADAEVRLLRTAETAPDRAIDRNPDWRAHLDVTADVPVATLDDLIWADGYGIGTPTRYGSIAAQLKTFLDTTGGIWEAGHLAGKPFTAFTSTGERHGGQESTLLSLYNVAYHWGSIIVPTGYVDYDVIHAAGGNPYGLSNVSGEGEPSKELLAAARYQGGRLARIAAAVAPLRAA encoded by the coding sequence ATGATCTCGCGCATCGCGGTCGTCTACTACTCGGCGACAGGCAACGTCCACGCCACGGCCAAGGCCCTGGCTGAGGGCGCGCAAGAGGCCGACGCCGAGGTGCGCCTGCTGCGGACCGCGGAGACGGCCCCGGACCGGGCGATCGACCGCAACCCCGACTGGCGTGCGCACCTGGACGTGACCGCGGACGTGCCGGTCGCCACCCTTGACGACCTGATCTGGGCCGACGGCTACGGCATCGGCACCCCGACCCGGTACGGCAGCATCGCCGCGCAACTCAAGACCTTCCTCGACACGACGGGAGGCATCTGGGAGGCGGGTCATCTCGCCGGCAAGCCGTTCACCGCATTCACCAGCACGGGCGAACGGCACGGGGGACAGGAGTCCACCCTGCTGTCTCTTTACAACGTGGCCTACCACTGGGGCTCGATCATCGTCCCCACCGGTTATGTCGACTATGACGTCATCCACGCGGCCGGCGGAAACCCCTACGGGCTGAGCAACGTCTCCGGCGAGGGCGAGCCGAGTAAGGAACTGCTGGCGGCCGCGCGATATCAGGGAGGCCGGCTGGCGCGCATCGCCGCAGCGGTGGCCCCTCTGCGCGCCGCATGA
- a CDS encoding ester cyclase produces MGADATETNMALMRRAYEMLESHDLERCAELLTENFVAHVPGVAGPLHGREIWARGAETMRDAFPDMRIDVQHMFGADDKVAVIVHFKGTHQGSFNGVEATRRPVSFRSVEIYRIEAGKIAEEWVAPDIMGLMAQIRPAEADRAGPGQWGDSLQR; encoded by the coding sequence ATGGGAGCAGACGCAACCGAGACGAACATGGCGCTGATGCGCCGAGCGTACGAGATGCTGGAGAGCCACGACCTTGAGAGATGCGCGGAGCTTCTGACCGAGAACTTCGTCGCCCACGTCCCCGGGGTGGCCGGCCCCCTTCACGGACGGGAGATCTGGGCGAGGGGCGCCGAGACCATGCGGGACGCGTTCCCTGACATGCGCATCGATGTCCAGCACATGTTCGGAGCGGATGACAAGGTGGCAGTGATCGTCCACTTCAAGGGCACGCACCAAGGGTCCTTCAACGGAGTGGAAGCCACCCGTCGCCCGGTCAGCTTCCGGAGTGTCGAGATATACCGGATAGAAGCCGGCAAGATAGCCGAGGAGTGGGTAGCGCCCGACATCATGGGGCTCATGGCGCAGATAAGGCCGGCGGAGGCGGACAGAGCCGGGCCGGGGCAGTGGGGAGATTCGCTCCAGCGCTGA
- a CDS encoding DUF4333 domain-containing protein, which translates to MRGALAGVLCAAVLSIGGLSACSASVDIGGDTSATVAKSAMEQQISDQLAKAVGQRPKAVVCPSDMKATKGVTLKCQLEAEDGTKFGVTATIKSTEGRQVRFDIKVDDQPATGS; encoded by the coding sequence ATGAGAGGGGCATTGGCCGGCGTGTTGTGCGCGGCGGTTTTGTCAATCGGCGGTCTGAGCGCGTGTAGCGCAAGCGTCGATATCGGCGGCGACACGAGCGCGACAGTGGCGAAGTCCGCGATGGAGCAGCAAATCAGTGACCAGTTGGCGAAAGCCGTCGGTCAACGGCCGAAAGCTGTGGTGTGCCCGAGTGACATGAAGGCAACGAAAGGCGTCACCCTGAAATGTCAGCTCGAGGCCGAGGACGGCACCAAATTCGGTGTCACCGCCACGATCAAGTCCACGGAGGGAAGACAGGTGCGATTCGACATCAAGGTCGACGACCAGCCGGCGACCGGCTCTTGA
- a CDS encoding AfsR/SARP family transcriptional regulator, which produces MEVTRRGRRILVPAAKQRILLATLLLHPNQPVSTELMINHIWHSDTPGNVRATLHTHVARLRRVLGDHTDDTQLIRTCQDGYLIQAGDDEVDVSRFHGLVRSAQRATEARAEAALLRDALDLWRGPALADVPSESLHREYAGRLTEDRVQSLERSFDLDLQAGLHRQIVADLRSAIAVYPLRERLWEQLMLALYRGGRQGEALQAYLTVADLLAEELGIDPGDELRRLHRSILAADPGLMPQVSVPSAGAGLDGQHDSVAVRPRQLPCDIAAFTGRADELRTLDGLVRPDESEATRLVRIAVITGTAGVGKTALAVHWGHRMVRSFPDGQLYVNLRGFGPGSPLEPATALEVLLKGLDVAAERIPAELDARSALLRSLLANRRMLIVLDNARDVSQVRALLPSSDCVVLITSRDQLRGMSMHGDTSHVTLSVFSPQESTALLTSILGPDQAQAEREAIAELGRLCAHLPLALRIAMANVMLDRHQSVAEYVGEMRRGDRLAALRIDGDEQNAVRGTLGLSYAALTPDERLLFRLLGLVPGPDVTVECAAALRGSTIDQAGRQLTRLATAHLIDQHAPGRYRFHDLLRLFAADRAHAEESPESVEETRQRLYDWYLRSTRAAARRLYPGCVLLPPAADSGVAPVSFDDPASAADWLAAEHRNLVAAIHQAALSGPRRSAWLLTDALRGHFRTGGRTTDWLSCAHVAVTAAEEEQDVEGMAAALLTLADVEDAAPPEVDQSDPGVAHPQSGRLDEANRAMRRGRESEGRLAGSARSRWSR; this is translated from the coding sequence ATGGAGGTGACCAGGCGGGGACGACGAATCCTCGTCCCCGCGGCCAAGCAGAGAATCCTGCTGGCCACCCTCCTGCTCCACCCGAACCAGCCCGTTTCCACAGAGCTGATGATCAATCACATCTGGCACAGTGACACACCGGGCAATGTGCGGGCGACCCTGCACACCCATGTCGCCAGGCTGCGCCGCGTCCTCGGTGATCACACGGACGACACCCAGCTGATCCGCACCTGCCAGGATGGATACCTGATCCAGGCCGGCGATGACGAGGTGGACGTCAGCCGGTTCCACGGTCTCGTTCGCAGTGCCCAGAGAGCGACCGAAGCACGAGCGGAGGCCGCCCTGCTGCGCGACGCGCTCGATCTGTGGCGCGGACCTGCGCTGGCCGACGTGCCGTCGGAGTCGTTGCACCGCGAGTACGCCGGACGCCTCACCGAGGACCGCGTGCAGTCGCTGGAGCGCTCGTTCGACCTGGATCTTCAGGCTGGTCTGCACCGGCAGATCGTCGCCGATCTGCGATCCGCCATCGCCGTGTACCCCCTGCGGGAACGGCTTTGGGAGCAGCTCATGCTCGCCCTGTACCGGGGCGGCCGGCAGGGCGAGGCGCTGCAGGCTTACCTCACGGTCGCCGACCTGCTGGCGGAGGAGCTGGGCATTGACCCGGGGGACGAGCTGCGCCGGCTGCACCGGTCCATCCTCGCCGCCGACCCCGGACTGATGCCGCAGGTGAGCGTTCCATCAGCCGGTGCCGGCCTCGACGGGCAGCACGATTCCGTGGCGGTACGCCCGCGGCAGCTACCGTGCGACATCGCCGCGTTCACCGGCCGTGCCGACGAGCTGCGAACCTTGGACGGCCTGGTGCGACCCGACGAGAGCGAGGCGACGCGACTGGTCAGGATCGCGGTGATCACCGGCACCGCGGGCGTGGGCAAGACCGCCCTGGCCGTCCACTGGGGTCACCGAATGGTCCGGTCCTTCCCCGACGGCCAGCTGTACGTGAACCTGCGCGGCTTCGGCCCAGGCAGCCCGCTGGAGCCCGCGACCGCGTTGGAGGTGCTGCTCAAGGGCTTGGACGTCGCCGCTGAGAGGATCCCGGCGGAGCTGGACGCCCGCTCGGCGCTGCTGCGCAGCTTGCTGGCGAATCGTCGCATGCTGATCGTGCTGGACAACGCGCGCGACGTCTCCCAGGTGCGCGCGCTCCTGCCCAGCTCGGACTGCGTCGTGCTGATCACCAGCCGCGACCAACTACGCGGCATGTCCATGCACGGCGACACCTCGCACGTGACGCTCAGCGTCTTCTCCCCGCAGGAGTCCACGGCGCTGCTCACCTCGATACTCGGCCCCGACCAGGCGCAGGCGGAGCGGGAGGCGATAGCGGAGCTCGGACGGCTGTGCGCTCATCTTCCGCTGGCGCTGCGGATCGCGATGGCCAACGTCATGCTGGACCGGCACCAGAGCGTGGCGGAATACGTCGGCGAGATGCGCCGAGGCGACCGGCTCGCCGCGCTGCGCATCGACGGCGACGAGCAGAACGCCGTTCGCGGAACGCTGGGCCTGTCCTACGCCGCCCTGACTCCGGACGAGCGTCTCCTTTTCCGGCTGCTCGGCCTCGTACCTGGGCCGGACGTCACCGTCGAATGCGCCGCCGCCCTGCGCGGGTCCACCATCGATCAGGCCGGACGCCAGTTGACCCGGCTCGCCACCGCCCACCTGATCGATCAGCACGCGCCTGGCCGCTACCGCTTTCACGACCTGCTGCGCCTGTTCGCCGCCGACCGCGCCCACGCGGAGGAAAGCCCAGAAAGCGTAGAAGAGACCAGGCAGAGGCTATACGACTGGTATTTACGCAGTACCCGCGCCGCGGCCAGGCGGTTGTACCCCGGCTGTGTCCTGTTGCCGCCGGCCGCTGACTCCGGCGTGGCACCGGTCTCCTTCGACGACCCCGCCTCGGCGGCGGACTGGCTGGCGGCCGAGCATCGCAACCTCGTGGCGGCCATCCACCAAGCGGCACTGTCCGGCCCGCGCCGGTCCGCGTGGCTGCTGACCGACGCGTTGCGCGGCCACTTCCGTACCGGCGGACGCACCACCGACTGGCTGTCGTGCGCGCACGTGGCCGTGACCGCCGCCGAGGAAGAACAGGACGTCGAGGGCATGGCGGCAGCGTTACTGACGTTGGCGGATGTCGAGGATGCCGCCCCGCCGGAAGTCGATCAGAGCGATCCGGGAGTGGCCCACCCCCAGTCGGGCCGCCTGGACGAGGCGAACCGGGCGATGAGGCGTGGCCGCGAGAGTGAGGGCCGCCTCGCCGGGTCGGCCCGGTCGAGGTGGTCGAGGTGA
- a CDS encoding MFS transporter — protein sequence MSTTVMDQPPLLRMRGFRNLFVARAVSELGSQVSYVALPLLAVTVLGAGAGEVGLLSALGTITVLALGLPAGAWVDRVRRRPVMIVTDVVRAGVLFSVPLAWWAGSLSMGQLYAVAVLMGAGTLLFDVASMSLVPGLVGRERLTSANSLLVATGAGSDIAGRSTAGVLVQLIGAPLAVLVDALSYLWSAAWLRGVPEPPPVAASPAREPVRRQIVAGVRFLFGNAVLVAALIQGTLANLAFPLCSVLLPVLLVGQLGYPEWVLGAYLAVGGLGALAGSSAAHAIARRLGTGRATWLAGLATAPASLLIPFLGRGPWLWAAAAGWFVLTFRTGVNNVLLTSLRQRVTPDDMLGRMTATMRLLLMGAVGVGGLLAGALGEVWGVRSALWLGAVIMAVSWVPFLFSRLRHEP from the coding sequence ATGTCAACAACAGTGATGGACCAGCCGCCGCTGCTGCGGATGCGCGGGTTCCGCAACCTCTTCGTCGCCCGCGCGGTGAGCGAGCTCGGCAGTCAGGTCAGCTATGTCGCGCTTCCGCTGCTCGCGGTCACCGTGCTGGGAGCGGGGGCCGGCGAGGTCGGCCTGCTGTCGGCACTCGGCACGATCACGGTGCTGGCGCTGGGCCTGCCCGCCGGGGCGTGGGTGGACCGGGTCAGGCGGCGGCCGGTGATGATCGTCACCGACGTCGTACGGGCGGGTGTCCTGTTTTCGGTACCGCTGGCGTGGTGGGCGGGGTCGCTGTCCATGGGGCAGCTGTACGCGGTGGCGGTGCTGATGGGGGCGGGGACGCTGCTGTTCGACGTGGCGTCGATGAGTCTCGTGCCGGGACTGGTGGGGCGCGAACGGCTGACGTCCGCGAACTCGCTGCTGGTCGCGACGGGAGCGGGGTCTGATATCGCCGGACGGAGCACGGCCGGGGTGCTGGTGCAGCTCATCGGCGCGCCACTGGCGGTGCTGGTGGACGCGCTGAGCTACCTGTGGTCGGCCGCCTGGCTCCGCGGCGTCCCCGAGCCGCCGCCGGTGGCGGCCTCGCCGGCCCGGGAGCCCGTCCGGCGGCAGATCGTGGCGGGGGTGCGCTTCCTGTTCGGGAACGCGGTGCTGGTGGCGGCCCTGATCCAGGGGACGCTGGCGAACCTGGCGTTCCCTCTGTGCTCGGTACTGCTGCCGGTCCTCCTGGTCGGCCAGCTCGGCTATCCGGAGTGGGTGCTCGGCGCGTACCTGGCCGTCGGAGGCCTCGGAGCGCTGGCCGGCTCGTCCGCCGCCCACGCGATCGCCCGCCGCCTGGGCACCGGACGGGCCACCTGGCTCGCCGGCCTGGCCACCGCGCCCGCCTCGCTGCTGATCCCGTTCCTGGGCCGGGGGCCGTGGCTGTGGGCGGCAGCGGCAGGATGGTTCGTGCTGACGTTCCGCACCGGGGTCAACAACGTGCTGCTGACCAGCCTGCGGCAACGGGTCACGCCCGATGACATGCTCGGCAGGATGACGGCCACGATGCGTCTGCTCCTGATGGGCGCGGTCGGGGTGGGCGGCCTGCTGGCGGGCGCGCTCGGCGAGGTGTGGGGCGTGCGCTCCGCGCTGTGGCTCGGCGCCGTGATCATGGCCGTGAGCTGGGTCCCGTTCCTCTTCTCACGGCTGCGTCACGAGCCCTGA
- a CDS encoding ArsR/SmtB family transcription factor — MTLNLTFTAHDVANIRFAISPLGEVVASVRVVKDPRSHPLLRPWADQVRRRLQQVDWRLLSDLVPVPTATIAGFTCTPPSTSIPDLELELATMRGAADRVRSDLDEIPGPRTKRVQDLYDDPEKGLERLAEEVENYWRAALLPYWPAIRSLLEGEILYRARLLAAGGAGRMLADLDDAVTWQDGTMRIRHRQVTGTRSLRGLGLLLVPCVFVWPRIFSVTTPPYQPTVRYAPRGIATLWERRRMDPPEALAAVLGQTRARLLAELDQPTSTRDLAQRVGLSQPGVNQHLTALHRAGLCSAHRTGRYVLYARTAVAEALLGDPPA, encoded by the coding sequence ATGACCCTGAACCTGACGTTCACGGCTCACGACGTCGCCAACATCCGCTTCGCCATCTCTCCCCTGGGCGAGGTCGTCGCGAGCGTCCGGGTGGTGAAGGACCCGCGGTCGCACCCGCTTCTGCGCCCCTGGGCCGACCAGGTACGCCGCAGGCTCCAGCAGGTCGACTGGCGGCTGCTGTCCGACCTCGTGCCGGTGCCGACCGCCACGATCGCGGGCTTCACCTGCACCCCGCCGTCCACTTCCATACCGGACCTGGAACTCGAACTCGCCACCATGCGAGGCGCGGCCGATCGGGTCCGCTCGGATCTGGACGAGATCCCCGGTCCACGTACGAAACGGGTGCAGGACCTCTACGACGACCCGGAAAAGGGCCTGGAGCGGCTGGCGGAGGAGGTGGAGAACTACTGGCGGGCGGCGCTGCTTCCGTACTGGCCGGCGATCAGGTCCCTGCTCGAGGGCGAGATCCTCTACCGCGCCAGGTTGCTGGCCGCCGGCGGTGCCGGGCGCATGCTGGCCGATCTCGATGACGCTGTGACCTGGCAGGACGGGACGATGCGCATCCGGCACCGCCAGGTCACGGGCACCCGGTCGCTGCGCGGCCTCGGGCTGCTGCTGGTGCCGTGCGTGTTCGTCTGGCCCAGGATCTTCTCCGTCACCACCCCGCCCTACCAGCCCACCGTCCGCTACGCGCCGCGCGGCATCGCCACGCTCTGGGAACGCCGCCGGATGGACCCGCCGGAGGCGCTGGCCGCCGTACTCGGCCAGACCCGCGCCCGCCTGCTGGCCGAGCTCGACCAGCCCACCTCCACGCGCGACCTGGCCCAGCGCGTCGGCCTCTCCCAGCCCGGCGTCAACCAGCACCTCACCGCGCTCCACAGGGCGGGACTGTGCTCAGCCCACCGCACGGGCAGATACGTCCTGTACGCCCGCACCGCCGTAGCCGAAGCCCTTCTGGGAGATCCGCCGGCGTAG
- a CDS encoding DJ-1/PfpI family protein: protein MTTYGIYVFDGVQELDFVGPWEVFHGSSRRRGRVDTVVLIAEGPGLIRCANGMRVMPDHTLADHPPLDVLLVPGGAHSRIEAGMRNPAITDWIKTTAAKVEWVTSVCTGAFLMRAAGVSRGRRVATERALEDELERLGDLTVVRDARYVVDGNLVSSQGVSAGIDMALWLVGRIHGRDHARAVRNAIQYEPAPPYLADEPGCG from the coding sequence ATGACCACCTACGGGATCTACGTCTTCGACGGGGTTCAGGAGCTCGACTTCGTCGGCCCTTGGGAGGTGTTCCACGGGTCCTCCCGGCGCCGGGGCCGCGTCGACACGGTCGTGCTCATCGCGGAGGGGCCCGGCCTCATTCGCTGCGCCAACGGCATGCGGGTGATGCCCGACCACACCCTGGCCGACCACCCACCGCTGGACGTGCTCCTGGTCCCGGGCGGCGCCCATTCGCGGATCGAGGCGGGAATGCGGAACCCCGCGATCACGGACTGGATCAAGACCACGGCCGCGAAGGTCGAGTGGGTCACGAGCGTGTGCACCGGCGCGTTCCTCATGCGCGCCGCAGGGGTGTCGCGCGGCCGGCGGGTGGCCACGGAACGAGCCCTCGAGGACGAGTTGGAGCGACTTGGGGACCTCACGGTGGTACGTGACGCCCGGTACGTGGTGGACGGCAACCTGGTGTCCAGCCAGGGCGTGTCCGCGGGGATCGACATGGCGTTGTGGCTCGTGGGGCGCATCCACGGCCGCGACCATGCCCGCGCTGTCCGGAACGCGATCCAGTACGAGCCCGCCCCGCCGTACCTCGCCGACGAACCTGGCTGCGGCTAG
- a CDS encoding DMT family transporter: MPRHPRDRPEHMKAGGPLLMVASAATWAAGLVLTKATLDVTGAAPGSVLVVQLIASVGALAAACAVTGASLRGAWRPGWVGLLEPGIAYQLGLAGLALTSAANASVLGSLEPVMVPLIAWALLRERPHWRLVVVIAGATAGSALVSFSAGGGAGSWAGDGLVVASVVAAAFYVVVASRQVTAIAPLPAALTQQVWALGFVIVCQFVLAGPLRLSVTPTQLLLAGAAGILNYALPFWLYLTALRRMPVARAAGYLTLIPVFGVLGAVLVLGEQVTWLDLAGGALVVGSLVADARTAPASDLVLKREEVR, from the coding sequence GTGCCCCGTCACCCTCGCGATCGCCCCGAGCACATGAAGGCCGGCGGGCCGCTCCTGATGGTGGCGAGCGCCGCGACATGGGCGGCCGGGCTGGTCCTCACGAAGGCCACACTCGACGTCACCGGGGCGGCGCCCGGCTCGGTGCTGGTGGTCCAGCTGATCGCCTCCGTCGGCGCGCTCGCCGCCGCGTGCGCGGTCACCGGCGCCTCGCTCAGGGGTGCGTGGCGGCCCGGTTGGGTCGGCCTGCTCGAGCCCGGGATCGCCTACCAGTTAGGACTTGCCGGGCTCGCGCTCACCAGCGCCGCCAACGCGAGCGTGCTGGGGAGCCTCGAGCCGGTGATGGTGCCGCTCATCGCCTGGGCCCTGCTGCGGGAGCGACCGCACTGGCGGCTCGTCGTCGTCATCGCCGGCGCGACGGCGGGCTCGGCGCTGGTGTCGTTCTCAGCGGGCGGAGGCGCCGGGTCGTGGGCGGGCGACGGCCTTGTCGTCGCGAGCGTCGTCGCGGCCGCGTTCTACGTGGTGGTGGCCTCCAGACAGGTCACCGCCATCGCACCGCTTCCTGCGGCGCTCACGCAGCAGGTGTGGGCCCTGGGGTTCGTGATCGTCTGCCAGTTCGTGCTGGCCGGCCCGCTGCGGCTCTCGGTGACGCCGACCCAGCTGCTGCTGGCCGGCGCGGCCGGCATCCTCAACTACGCGTTGCCGTTCTGGCTGTACCTCACCGCCCTCAGGAGGATGCCGGTGGCGCGCGCGGCCGGCTACCTCACGCTGATCCCGGTGTTCGGGGTGCTGGGCGCGGTGCTCGTGCTGGGAGAGCAGGTGACGTGGCTGGACCTCGCCGGGGGCGCGCTCGTGGTCGGCAGCCTGGTCGCCGACGCGCGGACCGCCCCGGCGAGCGACCTTGTGCTCAAGAGAGAGGAAGTCCGATGA
- a CDS encoding MarR family winged helix-turn-helix transcriptional regulator, translating to MCSRTANLLGALGIALADAQTAELTASSGLAPTDAAALNAVGVAPGCSIRAVRVALGITHPGTVRTIDRLAAAGLVERRAGVDGRTVSLHLTAAGTEVWQRQTDARLGRLERTIAQLAPDERADVERIVSALLTAITGDEESAERICRLCDEHRCPQDRCPVTLAIAPST from the coding sequence ATGTGTTCTCGAACTGCCAACCTCCTGGGGGCCCTCGGCATCGCTCTCGCCGATGCGCAGACCGCCGAGCTGACGGCGTCGTCCGGCCTCGCGCCCACCGACGCGGCGGCGCTCAACGCGGTCGGCGTGGCGCCCGGATGCAGCATCCGGGCGGTGCGGGTCGCTCTCGGCATCACGCACCCCGGCACCGTGCGCACCATCGACCGCCTCGCCGCCGCCGGGCTCGTGGAGCGCCGCGCCGGCGTGGACGGCCGTACGGTCTCCCTGCACCTCACGGCGGCGGGTACGGAGGTGTGGCAGCGGCAGACCGACGCCCGCCTCGGCCGGCTGGAGCGGACGATCGCGCAGCTGGCGCCCGATGAGCGCGCGGACGTCGAGCGGATCGTCTCGGCGCTCCTCACCGCGATCACCGGTGACGAGGAGTCGGCAGAACGGATCTGCCGGCTGTGCGATGAGCACCGCTGCCCGCAGGACCGGTGCCCCGTCACCCTCGCGATCGCCCCGAGCACATGA